Proteins found in one Alicyclobacillus cycloheptanicus genomic segment:
- a CDS encoding DeoR/GlpR family DNA-binding transcription regulator: MLPAERQRAIVQLVNSKGSVRVKELSQMFEVTEETVRRDLDTLEAEGKVLRSHGGAVRVEEEQVEIPYLQRESENVQEKKMIAEAAVSHIQPGDRIILDASTTAWHVALAMPNIPVTVLTNSLKVALELASRDKMEVISSGGILRANSLSFVGPLAEETIGQFHVNKAFLSCKGLHTDYGVSESNALQALVKRKMMDISDRVYILADHSKIQTRDLTSIASLEEIDTLITDDLTSPEFIQAALRVGIEVIQV, from the coding sequence ATGCTGCCAGCTGAACGTCAACGGGCGATTGTCCAGCTTGTCAATTCCAAAGGGAGTGTTCGAGTTAAGGAATTGAGCCAGATGTTTGAGGTAACCGAGGAAACCGTTCGTCGCGACTTGGATACCTTGGAAGCGGAAGGCAAGGTGCTCCGGAGCCACGGCGGAGCTGTACGCGTGGAAGAGGAGCAGGTCGAAATTCCATACCTGCAGCGTGAATCCGAAAATGTGCAAGAAAAAAAGATGATTGCAGAAGCAGCTGTCAGCCACATACAGCCTGGAGACCGAATCATCTTGGACGCCAGTACCACGGCATGGCATGTTGCCCTGGCAATGCCAAACATTCCGGTGACGGTGTTGACGAACTCGCTGAAAGTGGCATTGGAGCTGGCCAGCCGAGATAAGATGGAGGTAATTTCCAGTGGCGGAATTCTTCGAGCGAACTCATTGTCCTTTGTAGGACCGCTTGCCGAAGAAACGATTGGGCAGTTTCATGTGAACAAGGCATTTTTGTCCTGCAAGGGCCTTCACACCGATTACGGTGTGAGTGAATCCAATGCACTTCAGGCACTTGTAAAACGGAAAATGATGGACATTTCCGATCGCGTCTACATCCTGGCCGATCACAGCAAAATCCAAACGAGAGACCTGACCAGCATTGCGTCCCTGGAAGAGATCGATACACTCATCACCGACGATCTCACCTCGCCCGAGTTTATTCAAGCGGCTTTGCGTGTGGGCATTGAAGTCATTCAGGTATGA
- a CDS encoding ornithine--oxo-acid transaminase, with product MSSDQSMQLEAEYGAHNYHPLPIVLSKGEGVWVYDPEGNRYLDMLSAYSALNHGHRHPKIIQALKDQADRITLTSRAFYNDQLGLLYERLSKVTTKDMILPMNTGAEAVETAIKAVRRWAYFVKNVPDGQAEIIVASGNFHGRTTTIISFSSDAAYQRGFGPLTPGFRVVPYGDLDALRQAITKHTAAFLVEPIQGEAGIVIPPDGYIRAAYELCKENDVLFVADEIQTGLGRTGQMFACDWERVVPDVYIIGKALGGGVFPVSAVAADKKILSVFEPGSHGSTFGGNPLGSAVAVKALEVIEEEQLVQRSREMGAYFLEQLQAIDHPAVKEVRGRGLFIGIELETPARPYCERLKDLGLLCKETHENTIRFAPPLIISKAEIDWALERIRAVFQG from the coding sequence ATGAGTTCCGATCAATCGATGCAGCTCGAAGCAGAGTATGGTGCGCACAATTACCACCCATTGCCGATTGTGTTGTCGAAGGGGGAGGGCGTATGGGTTTACGACCCCGAAGGTAATCGGTACCTGGACATGTTGAGCGCTTACTCGGCGCTCAATCATGGGCACAGGCATCCGAAGATTATCCAGGCCCTGAAAGACCAGGCGGACCGCATCACATTGACTTCGCGAGCGTTTTACAATGACCAGCTCGGCCTTCTGTATGAGCGCTTGTCCAAGGTGACCACAAAGGACATGATTCTCCCAATGAACACGGGTGCGGAAGCGGTGGAAACGGCGATTAAGGCCGTGCGCCGCTGGGCGTATTTCGTGAAGAATGTGCCAGACGGCCAGGCGGAAATCATTGTGGCCAGCGGAAACTTCCACGGCCGCACGACCACCATCATTTCGTTCAGCTCGGATGCGGCGTATCAACGCGGGTTCGGCCCATTGACGCCGGGATTTCGGGTGGTCCCTTATGGCGATCTCGATGCCCTTCGACAAGCGATCACAAAGCATACCGCAGCGTTCCTGGTGGAACCCATTCAAGGCGAGGCGGGGATTGTGATTCCACCGGACGGGTATATCCGTGCTGCTTACGAATTGTGCAAAGAGAACGATGTGCTGTTCGTGGCCGATGAAATTCAGACCGGGCTGGGACGAACCGGGCAGATGTTTGCCTGCGATTGGGAACGGGTCGTGCCGGATGTATACATCATTGGCAAGGCGCTTGGCGGCGGGGTGTTCCCGGTCTCCGCTGTGGCGGCGGACAAGAAAATCCTTAGCGTGTTTGAGCCGGGATCTCATGGTTCCACGTTCGGCGGGAATCCGCTCGGAAGTGCAGTGGCCGTCAAGGCGCTCGAAGTCATCGAGGAAGAACAGCTGGTACAGCGTTCGCGCGAGATGGGTGCCTACTTTCTGGAGCAGCTGCAGGCCATCGACCACCCGGCCGTCAAAGAGGTGCGAGGGCGTGGGTTATTCATCGGGATCGAGCTCGAAACACCGGCTCGACCGTACTGCGAACGTCTCAAAGACCTTGGCCTGCTCTGCAAAGAGACGCATGAAAACACGATTCGGTTTGCGCCGCCGCTCATCATCAGCAAAGCGGAAATCGATTGGGCCCTGGAGCGGATTCGCGCGGTGTTTCAAGGGTAA
- a CDS encoding MFS transporter encodes MVQGKKNLVEDAKFSPFHMKLTIYSSGGPFLDGYILSIIAMALTQITPQLHLNATWSGLIGASALIGIFIGGFFGYVTDKLGRQLMYTIDFIILIVASILQFWIQTGWELFIIRLILGISIGADYPIATSLLAEFSPKKHRGMMLGVTLVAYYVGSTVAYVVGQLMLSIGPDAWRWMLASSAVPAVILVLLRMGTPESPRWLLQHGRPEEAEQVLKQVYGEQASLQDITMPGVSKTKTSYWKLFSGGYLKRTLYVGLFYMAAVAPLFAMLTFGPEMLTSYHLFDGAGGYGAAIISALFLIGCIPALFFVNKLGRRMMIIVSFAGMTVGILLLGIFPHGPVLLILLGFIVYAIFSGGPNVMEWLAPNELFPTAVRGTAVGITTCISRFGAVFGTYLFPWGMKHFGIGPTMLVGAAVTFGGLLVCIALAPETTNKSLNAASSVSSRSRGRVTG; translated from the coding sequence ATGGTACAGGGAAAGAAAAACCTTGTTGAAGACGCGAAATTCAGTCCCTTTCACATGAAGTTGACGATTTATTCCTCCGGTGGTCCGTTTCTGGACGGATACATTTTGAGTATCATCGCCATGGCTTTAACACAAATTACGCCGCAATTGCACCTGAACGCCACGTGGAGCGGGCTGATTGGCGCATCTGCGCTGATTGGTATCTTCATCGGCGGATTTTTCGGGTACGTCACGGACAAACTCGGACGACAATTGATGTACACCATCGATTTCATCATCCTGATCGTTGCATCCATCTTACAATTTTGGATTCAAACCGGTTGGGAGCTGTTTATCATTCGGTTGATTTTAGGGATCTCGATTGGTGCCGACTACCCCATCGCGACGTCCCTGCTGGCTGAGTTCTCCCCGAAAAAGCACCGCGGCATGATGCTCGGCGTCACGTTGGTGGCGTATTATGTCGGCTCGACGGTGGCGTATGTCGTCGGCCAGTTGATGCTGAGTATCGGTCCGGATGCATGGCGCTGGATGCTGGCCAGCAGCGCTGTACCTGCCGTCATCCTCGTGCTGTTGCGGATGGGTACCCCGGAATCGCCGCGTTGGCTGTTACAGCACGGCAGACCAGAAGAGGCGGAACAAGTTCTGAAGCAAGTCTATGGCGAGCAGGCGTCGCTGCAAGACATCACGATGCCTGGTGTTTCAAAGACCAAGACGAGCTATTGGAAGCTCTTTTCGGGCGGCTACCTGAAGCGGACGCTGTATGTTGGATTGTTCTATATGGCTGCGGTGGCTCCGCTGTTTGCGATGCTGACGTTCGGGCCGGAAATGCTGACGTCCTACCACTTGTTTGATGGGGCGGGCGGTTACGGCGCCGCGATCATCAGTGCACTGTTCCTGATTGGGTGCATTCCGGCGCTGTTCTTTGTCAACAAACTGGGGCGCCGCATGATGATCATCGTCTCGTTCGCGGGCATGACCGTCGGCATCCTCCTGCTTGGCATCTTTCCGCATGGCCCCGTCCTGCTCATCTTGCTTGGGTTTATCGTGTACGCCATTTTCTCGGGGGGACCCAACGTCATGGAGTGGTTGGCGCCCAACGAGTTGTTCCCAACCGCCGTTCGCGGGACAGCCGTTGGCATCACGACCTGTATCAGCCGGTTCGGCGCCGTGTTTGGAACGTACCTGTTCCCGTGGGGCATGAAGCACTTCGGCATTGGCCCCACCATGCTCGTCGGTGCCGCGGTGACGTTCGGGGGGCTGCTGGTCTGTATCGCCCTTGCACCGGAAACGACGAACAAATCGTTGAACGCAGCCAGCAGTGTGTCATCCCGCAGCAGAGGCAGGGTGACCGGTTAG
- a CDS encoding ABC transporter substrate-binding protein, with protein MKKRVWIAAVSVASVIALAGCGTAQPGNGTGAGKGTGNGTHGQTSASGSAVSFPLTVTDEAGHKVTIPKKPTHIASTTEGTDEILSGLVPKSEIALVTTDATQPEYSNIVSFAKGIPAIGNVTAEQVIAVHPDLVLMASYNTPGVVNQIEQAGIPVYEFTNFNSIDDIEKNIKVLGTLVGEEGKADQLVSMMEQKIQAVQNAVKGEPKPTVLDYSSYGFAGGSGTTVNDIITDAGGTNAAANLQGWAKVTDEEIVKMNPDVIIDSSDDAAFKQKLLHDPALKTVNAIRNKQIYIIPGADLGSVSQYIYKAVEDVAKDLHPSANIPT; from the coding sequence ATGAAGAAGCGGGTTTGGATCGCGGCGGTCAGCGTCGCAAGTGTCATCGCATTGGCTGGGTGCGGCACCGCGCAGCCTGGCAATGGGACGGGGGCTGGAAAGGGTACAGGCAATGGGACGCACGGGCAGACGAGCGCGAGTGGGTCAGCGGTTTCTTTTCCGCTGACGGTGACAGATGAAGCTGGGCACAAGGTCACCATTCCGAAGAAGCCTACTCACATTGCGTCGACGACGGAGGGTACAGATGAAATTCTGTCCGGCTTGGTACCCAAGTCTGAGATTGCTCTGGTGACGACAGACGCCACGCAACCGGAATACTCGAATATTGTTTCTTTTGCGAAGGGGATCCCGGCGATTGGCAATGTGACGGCTGAGCAGGTGATTGCCGTTCATCCGGACCTGGTGTTGATGGCGAGCTACAACACGCCTGGCGTGGTCAATCAGATTGAGCAGGCGGGCATCCCCGTGTACGAATTTACGAATTTTAATTCCATCGACGACATTGAAAAGAACATCAAGGTGCTCGGTACGCTCGTCGGTGAAGAAGGCAAGGCGGACCAGCTCGTATCGATGATGGAGCAGAAGATTCAGGCCGTGCAGAATGCCGTGAAGGGCGAGCCAAAGCCGACCGTCCTGGACTACAGTTCGTACGGGTTCGCGGGCGGATCCGGTACGACCGTCAACGACATCATCACGGACGCTGGTGGAACCAATGCGGCCGCGAACCTGCAGGGATGGGCCAAAGTGACGGATGAAGAGATTGTGAAAATGAACCCGGATGTCATCATTGATTCCTCGGACGATGCGGCATTCAAGCAGAAGCTGTTGCACGACCCGGCGCTCAAAACGGTGAACGCCATTCGGAACAAGCAGATTTATATTATTCCGGGTGCCGACTTGGGCAGCGTATCGCAGTATATCTACAAGGCTGTGGAAGACGTGGCAAAAGACCTGCATCCATCGGCGAATATCCCCACCTGA
- the cobU gene encoding bifunctional adenosylcobinamide kinase/adenosylcobinamide-phosphate guanylyltransferase produces the protein MGTTLVLGGARSGKTAVAEQIAARTAKQLQASVTYVATAQRSDAEMAERIARHRTLRPASWTTVEEPLHVADWLAKAPPGVVLVDCLSLLLNNWMFLESASDAQLSARIDELTAALRAFRGEVVIVSNEVGHGIVPADALSRRYRDWLGWFNQAVAAASAQVYFVVAGIAVDVRKWQAQW, from the coding sequence ATGGGCACCACCTTGGTTCTTGGCGGCGCAAGAAGCGGCAAAACAGCCGTTGCAGAGCAAATCGCAGCGCGGACGGCCAAACAGCTGCAGGCATCCGTCACCTACGTCGCGACCGCACAGCGGTCTGACGCGGAAATGGCAGAACGAATTGCGCGGCACCGCACCCTTCGGCCTGCGTCCTGGACCACGGTGGAGGAACCGCTGCACGTGGCGGATTGGCTTGCCAAGGCACCGCCCGGCGTCGTCCTCGTGGACTGTCTTTCCCTGCTGCTCAACAACTGGATGTTTCTCGAGTCTGCCTCCGATGCCCAGCTTTCCGCACGCATTGACGAGTTGACGGCGGCGCTGCGCGCATTCCGGGGGGAGGTCGTGATCGTCAGCAACGAAGTGGGCCATGGCATTGTGCCGGCAGATGCCTTGTCGCGTCGATACCGCGACTGGCTTGGGTGGTTCAACCAGGCGGTGGCGGCAGCGTCAGCGCAAGTGTATTTCGTCGTCGCTGGCATCGCGGTGGATGTCCGCAAATGGCAGGCGCAGTGGTGA
- the cbiB gene encoding adenosylcobinamide-phosphate synthase CbiB, translating to MAGAVVNSCLLAAGALVLNRLIGDPKFMPHPVMLLGRFITMLERHLHPDSVAFPARNRTAARSLRRHGITAPTGTDSAIGKRLPGIVLAVSTVMLAGGATWGMIALATAVSPILGALLSLWLISTTIAWKGLVEAGSNVYRCLLDKGLPDARVAVGMIVGRDTAQLSESEVIRAAVETLAENIVDAIVSPLFFACLGGAPLAMVYRAVNTLDSMVGYRNQKYIDFGWASARLDDVCNFVPARLTACFLAIAVWQSRLPVKRAWRVMRRDAAKHPSPNSGIPEAMVAGALGIALGGTNHYGGVPSVRSVMGERLREREPEDIARTARLVNWTATTAGFVTAAAGAAMAMLAGPSGPGVTHCLFSLLP from the coding sequence ATGGCAGGCGCAGTGGTGAATTCGTGCCTGCTTGCGGCAGGTGCGCTCGTACTGAACAGACTCATCGGTGACCCGAAATTCATGCCGCATCCGGTTATGCTCTTAGGGCGCTTTATCACGATGCTGGAACGACACCTCCATCCGGATTCGGTTGCTTTCCCAGCGCGGAACCGGACTGCGGCCCGCTCGCTTCGGCGTCATGGCATCACTGCCCCCACTGGCACCGATTCAGCGATTGGCAAGCGGCTCCCTGGCATCGTGCTGGCAGTTTCGACCGTGATGCTGGCGGGCGGCGCGACGTGGGGGATGATCGCTTTGGCAACAGCGGTTTCTCCCATTCTCGGCGCACTGCTGTCGCTTTGGCTCATCAGTACCACCATCGCCTGGAAGGGGCTCGTCGAAGCAGGCAGCAATGTGTATCGCTGCCTGCTGGACAAGGGGCTGCCTGACGCACGGGTAGCGGTTGGGATGATTGTGGGCCGCGACACGGCGCAGCTTTCGGAATCTGAGGTCATTCGCGCGGCCGTCGAAACCCTGGCGGAAAATATTGTGGATGCGATTGTTTCCCCGCTGTTCTTCGCATGTTTGGGTGGGGCGCCGCTCGCCATGGTGTACCGGGCGGTGAACACCCTGGATTCCATGGTCGGTTACAGAAATCAGAAGTATATTGATTTTGGATGGGCCTCGGCTCGACTGGATGACGTGTGCAACTTTGTCCCGGCGCGCTTGACGGCCTGCTTCCTCGCCATCGCGGTGTGGCAAAGCCGATTGCCTGTCAAACGCGCCTGGCGTGTGATGCGCCGCGACGCTGCCAAGCATCCGAGTCCAAACAGCGGGATTCCCGAGGCGATGGTCGCTGGTGCCCTCGGCATTGCGCTTGGCGGAACCAATCATTACGGCGGCGTCCCGTCCGTGCGCAGCGTGATGGGCGAGCGGCTTCGCGAACGTGAGCCAGAGGATATTGCGCGGACGGCAAGACTCGTAAACTGGACGGCGACGACGGCGGGTTTCGTCACAGCGGCCGCTGGCGCGGCCATGGCCATGTTGGCGGGTCCATCAGGACCGGGGGTGACGCATTGTCTGTTTTCTCTGCTGCCGTAA
- the cobS gene encoding adenosylcobinamide-GDP ribazoletransferase — MSVFSAAVKPIRHMVKWFWIAVQFATILPTPRLREVSVEALRHSVMFYPVVGMGLGAVLWGADWVLSHRLPALASTLCALALYTLLGGALHLDGLMDTADAVGSRRPRAQALDIMKDSRVGAMGVVAAVFVIGGKVSALSSLPPGAIGVYLAVPAVSRACMVLSMALSPAAREGGLGAVYARQIPAAALWTTVGLALVVCAVSLPLEPALLLLVVGAVVTIAFTWFVRVRFGGTTGDTYGALNELVEWIGWTVLVMAHGA, encoded by the coding sequence TTGTCTGTTTTCTCTGCTGCCGTAAAACCGATTCGGCACATGGTGAAATGGTTTTGGATCGCGGTCCAGTTTGCCACTATTCTGCCCACGCCGAGACTGCGCGAGGTCAGCGTGGAAGCGCTGCGGCACAGTGTGATGTTTTACCCGGTTGTCGGCATGGGCCTTGGGGCCGTCTTGTGGGGCGCGGACTGGGTTCTGTCGCACAGGCTGCCGGCGCTGGCGTCCACCCTGTGCGCGCTTGCGCTGTACACGCTGCTCGGCGGTGCGCTGCACCTGGACGGGCTGATGGATACCGCCGACGCGGTCGGAAGCCGCCGTCCGCGGGCGCAGGCGCTGGACATCATGAAAGACAGCCGCGTGGGGGCCATGGGCGTCGTGGCGGCGGTGTTTGTGATTGGTGGAAAAGTGTCTGCCCTCTCATCCCTGCCGCCCGGTGCCATCGGCGTGTATCTGGCTGTGCCTGCCGTGTCCCGCGCTTGTATGGTGCTTTCGATGGCCCTGTCACCAGCGGCGCGGGAAGGGGGGCTCGGCGCCGTCTACGCGCGGCAAATCCCCGCTGCTGCGCTGTGGACGACGGTCGGATTGGCACTGGTTGTCTGTGCCGTCTCCCTGCCGCTCGAGCCTGCACTGCTCCTGCTTGTGGTGGGCGCTGTCGTGACCATTGCTTTTACGTGGTTCGTCCGGGTTCGGTTCGGCGGAACCACCGGAGATACATACGGTGCACTCAACGAGCTGGTGGAATGGATTGGCTGGACGGTGCTGGTGATGGCGCACGGGGCATAG
- a CDS encoding pyridoxal phosphate-dependent aminotransferase produces MTLHQHGGRVYDYARALGVPLHDIMDFSANINPLGPPDSVMKAVLRALDEIRHYPDASARAVKTVLVRKYGVAPAQLLCGNGASEVLDLLFRAILPRRTFVLEPAFSEYRAAAHRSASVVKSVPLPLESGGSLPLAEIDRQVRAGDMVVINNPHNPTGKVWPRTQWHPWVVDWNRRGVFVLFDESFIDFLPEPLPYTALPEAARLDHLLVVRSATKMYAIPGLRFGFAVGAAPLFAKIERERDGWSVNHLAQAAAAAAYQDTDFERKTWAWLAAAHQQVGTFWRGRPEVAFFPPSVNYFLVKFQDMQCSGRIQTGLRRLGMFVRPCSDFAHLDGRYIRIAIRSPEENHRLQEAVLTLLLGQDA; encoded by the coding sequence GTGACATTGCATCAGCACGGCGGGCGCGTGTATGACTATGCCCGGGCGCTCGGAGTACCGCTTCACGATATCATGGACTTCAGCGCGAACATCAACCCATTGGGCCCGCCGGACAGCGTGATGAAGGCTGTTTTACGTGCGCTCGATGAGATTCGGCACTACCCGGATGCGTCAGCGCGCGCGGTAAAAACGGTGTTGGTGCGCAAATACGGTGTCGCTCCGGCACAGTTGCTGTGTGGCAATGGTGCCTCCGAAGTCCTCGACCTACTGTTTCGCGCGATTCTCCCGCGCAGGACGTTCGTGCTCGAGCCCGCTTTCAGTGAGTACAGGGCGGCGGCGCACCGGTCCGCATCGGTCGTCAAATCTGTACCATTGCCGCTGGAATCAGGGGGTTCTCTGCCGCTTGCGGAAATCGACCGTCAGGTGCGCGCGGGCGATATGGTCGTCATCAACAATCCCCACAACCCGACCGGGAAAGTATGGCCGCGAACCCAGTGGCACCCGTGGGTGGTAGACTGGAATCGACGCGGGGTGTTCGTGCTCTTCGACGAATCGTTCATCGACTTTTTACCCGAGCCGCTCCCGTACACTGCTTTGCCAGAGGCAGCCCGCCTGGACCACTTGCTGGTGGTACGGTCAGCGACCAAGATGTACGCCATTCCGGGGCTTCGGTTCGGATTTGCCGTTGGCGCAGCACCGCTCTTCGCAAAGATCGAACGGGAGCGGGACGGATGGAGTGTCAATCACCTGGCACAGGCAGCTGCCGCAGCGGCTTATCAGGATACGGATTTTGAGCGGAAGACTTGGGCGTGGCTTGCTGCCGCGCACCAGCAGGTGGGGACGTTCTGGCGCGGGCGGCCGGAAGTGGCGTTCTTTCCGCCTTCAGTGAACTATTTCCTCGTGAAGTTCCAGGATATGCAGTGTTCTGGACGAATACAGACTGGACTGCGGCGACTCGGGATGTTTGTCCGGCCTTGCAGTGACTTTGCACATTTGGATGGACGCTACATTCGGATTGCCATCCGGTCGCCAGAAGAGAACCACCGGCTTCAGGAGGCCGTGCTGACGTTGCTGCTCGGTCAAGATGCTTGA
- the cobT gene encoding nicotinate-nucleotide--dimethylbenzimidazole phosphoribosyltransferase, with amino-acid sequence MWAELEALQRRIKAVDQQMMQRARDRLDDLTKPQGSLGMLEQEIIRLSGVMGKVIPEIRSPAAVIYAADHGVAAEDVSAYGPEVTEEMVVNLCMGSAVSSVIARNQGVRLMVVDVGVRSVVRHPGAVVHKVANGTQNFTQGPAMSMTELRSAVQVGIDTAHALVDDGHDLLVTGEMGIGNTTAATALAACLLERPVAELVGRGTGIGQTQMARKQSVIERAIQQNAPDPNSPLDCMAKLGGFEIAALAGTIMAAASRQVPVLLDGLMTGVAALWAVRLNPRVADYLFASHVSAEPAHRAVLEALGLRPLLNLGLRLGEGSGGLLALPLLQNACRVMAETATFTDARVTNPHRKAVPAPNIEQSAGVDKPPVPLDFSEEERAAVYKAILARRDIRVFLPDKIPDDVLGRILSAGHHGPSVGYMQPWNFIVIDDRSTLQRLQEVVERERVAAAEHYRDLKRDYYLRLKVEGLLQAPLTLCVTNDSTRGGPHVLGRNTIPETDLMSTACAIENMWLAARAEGVAMGWVSIYRKEDVRSILRIPDHVDPVALLTVGYTPHFPDIPVLERVGWGRRLPFDSVVYFNAWEQTRNEG; translated from the coding sequence GTGTGGGCGGAGTTGGAGGCGCTGCAAAGGCGCATCAAAGCGGTCGATCAACAGATGATGCAGCGTGCCCGGGACCGGCTGGATGATTTGACGAAACCCCAGGGGAGTCTGGGGATGCTTGAACAGGAAATCATCCGGCTGTCGGGTGTGATGGGAAAGGTGATTCCGGAGATTCGCTCCCCGGCTGCAGTGATTTACGCTGCCGATCACGGTGTGGCCGCGGAAGATGTCTCGGCCTACGGGCCGGAGGTCACGGAAGAAATGGTTGTCAACCTGTGTATGGGCAGTGCGGTCAGCAGCGTGATCGCCCGAAATCAAGGCGTGCGGCTGATGGTGGTGGATGTGGGGGTGCGCTCGGTGGTCCGGCACCCAGGCGCAGTGGTTCACAAGGTTGCGAACGGTACCCAGAACTTCACGCAGGGCCCTGCTATGTCAATGACCGAGCTGCGCAGTGCGGTGCAAGTCGGCATCGACACGGCCCATGCGCTGGTGGACGATGGACACGACTTGTTGGTGACCGGCGAGATGGGGATTGGCAACACGACGGCGGCAACGGCGCTCGCGGCGTGTTTGCTGGAGCGGCCCGTGGCCGAATTGGTGGGGCGGGGCACCGGGATCGGCCAAACGCAGATGGCGCGCAAGCAATCGGTGATTGAGCGAGCCATCCAGCAAAATGCCCCAGACCCGAATTCGCCGCTGGACTGCATGGCCAAACTGGGGGGCTTTGAAATCGCTGCCCTGGCTGGAACCATCATGGCTGCCGCGAGCCGCCAGGTGCCCGTGCTGCTGGATGGCTTGATGACGGGCGTCGCCGCGCTGTGGGCAGTGCGCCTGAATCCTCGTGTGGCAGATTATTTGTTTGCGTCGCATGTTTCAGCGGAACCCGCGCACCGCGCAGTGCTGGAGGCGCTGGGACTTCGTCCGCTGTTGAACTTGGGGCTGCGGCTTGGGGAGGGATCCGGCGGGCTGCTGGCCTTGCCCTTGCTGCAAAACGCCTGCCGCGTGATGGCCGAGACGGCGACCTTCACGGATGCCCGCGTGACGAACCCGCACCGGAAGGCTGTGCCTGCACCAAACATCGAACAATCGGCTGGCGTGGACAAACCGCCGGTGCCGCTGGACTTCTCGGAAGAAGAACGGGCCGCTGTTTATAAGGCGATTCTGGCGCGGCGGGACATTCGCGTGTTTTTGCCCGATAAGATTCCTGACGACGTGCTGGGACGGATTCTCTCGGCCGGCCACCATGGTCCGTCCGTTGGGTACATGCAGCCGTGGAATTTCATTGTGATTGACGACCGCTCAACGCTCCAGCGCCTGCAGGAAGTGGTGGAGCGTGAGCGCGTTGCGGCGGCCGAACACTACCGGGATTTGAAACGGGACTACTATCTGCGCTTGAAGGTGGAAGGGCTTCTGCAGGCGCCGTTGACCCTGTGTGTCACCAACGACTCGACGCGAGGCGGGCCGCACGTGCTGGGGCGAAACACCATCCCCGAGACCGACCTGATGTCGACCGCCTGCGCCATCGAAAACATGTGGCTGGCGGCGCGTGCCGAAGGGGTTGCCATGGGCTGGGTCAGTATTTACCGCAAGGAGGATGTGCGCAGCATCCTGCGGATTCCAGACCATGTCGATCCGGTGGCGCTTCTCACGGTTGGGTACACACCGCACTTTCCAGACATCCCGGTGCTGGAACGGGTCGGATGGGGCCGGCGGCTGCCGTTTGATTCGGTTGTCTATTTTAATGCGTGGGAACAGACGAGAAACGAGGGATGA
- a CDS encoding cob(I)yrinic acid a,c-diamide adenosyltransferase, whose protein sequence is MRMYTRGGDRGQTALIGGVRRYKDDVRVEAYGSVDEAGAFLGLAASHLEAEGHQDIVELLLEVQQTLWDVGADLAAAKTDAYVFRTQADAAAKLEPVIDKYQEEAEKVTKFVLRGGSIGSSYLHVACTVVRRAERAIVRLMRQEAIHQPALTYINRLSDLLFVLARAANARANQPDVVYRNSTEVFRG, encoded by the coding sequence ATGAGAATGTATACGCGAGGCGGCGACAGGGGGCAAACGGCCTTGATTGGGGGCGTTCGCCGATACAAGGACGACGTGCGCGTGGAGGCGTACGGGTCCGTGGACGAGGCGGGTGCGTTTCTGGGGCTCGCGGCCAGTCATCTTGAGGCAGAGGGGCATCAGGACATTGTCGAACTGCTGCTGGAGGTTCAGCAGACCTTGTGGGATGTCGGCGCCGATTTGGCGGCGGCGAAAACGGATGCCTACGTCTTCCGGACCCAGGCGGATGCGGCGGCCAAGCTCGAGCCGGTCATTGACAAGTATCAGGAAGAAGCGGAGAAGGTCACGAAATTCGTCCTGCGCGGCGGGAGCATTGGCTCGTCTTACCTGCACGTGGCTTGCACGGTGGTCCGCCGGGCGGAGCGGGCGATTGTCCGTTTGATGCGGCAGGAAGCGATTCACCAGCCGGCGCTGACCTACATCAACCGCTTGTCCGACCTGCTGTTTGTGCTGGCGCGGGCGGCCAACGCGCGGGCGAACCAACCGGATGTTGTGTACCGCAACAGTACGGAGGTTTTTCGGGGATAA
- a CDS encoding DUF1540 domain-containing protein, which translates to MQVEVKCSVSNCEYWARGNECVAGSILVSVDKHANANLKEEFGMLGGEHQDTAAGSAETCCHTFKEKSQ; encoded by the coding sequence ATGCAGGTCGAGGTGAAGTGCAGTGTGTCCAATTGTGAATACTGGGCTCGTGGCAACGAATGCGTTGCCGGTTCCATTTTGGTCAGTGTGGACAAGCACGCGAATGCCAATTTGAAAGAAGAGTTCGGCATGCTGGGCGGCGAACATCAAGATACGGCGGCCGGCTCGGCGGAGACGTGCTGTCATACCTTCAAGGAAAAGTCGCAGTAG